The segment TTCTATATTTACTTTTATACTGAGCTTCCTTTttttcgtacaatagacaacaCTTTTATTTCTCATTGAATATTGTGATTTCTGTTCAGCGTATAGCgattccggaatttcttctcaaAGAGAATTATGACAGTAAGCTTTAACACCTTTCTCCCAGGTTATGTGAAATTTTCTCATTTTAAAGCCAATGTGTGATTGGAGTACAAGAGCCTTGTAGGTATATTGTTCGTTGAACAGAATTCCTCCAATTTTTCCAAAAAGTCAACAAACTCGAAGCTAAATCTCATAGAATCATGTTTTTATTCATCATTTCTATTCTAATTTCGAAACGGTCCATCAGAATTCTCAAATGACTAcatatctaatcgagtttgttcaaatataaatgtTTAAATTTCAGCCAATTGTATCTTATAAGATGTTGTTGAAAAAGGACGTTGATTCAAGATTATATCAGCCATCTTCCAGAacgaggaaaaaataaaaaaagaaaaaacgaATAGTTTTGACAGAAAAACTTCCTTTTTACTACATTACCCCAGCATCTGTGAAAAGAGTACCAATTTATTACagattttatctactcttctatATACCTCCTTGGTCACATAATTGGTGCGCGAGATCCGGTAAAttctggaaatatgttttctccACTTCAAGGTGGGACTTTGTCAGCACTCAGAGTCCTCTGAATACACCCGTGGGCTTGGCGGTGGACTCCAGACTGCAAATTTTTATGCTTAGGGATTTGTAGCTTGGAGACCTTAGATTCTGTTGGTCCCTAGAATCTAATAGCAACACGGCGCGTGCTTCAGGCGGTGGATAGAAGCGAAGGGATACCCGGACGACTGgcagattgaattatttttgctaTCAATTCAACTAGATCCAGACCGATGCAGTATCCTATGGTTGATGGTTCATTACATATAATCTaaattaaatatcattcaatttgCACAATGCATTAAAACTTAAGGCTATTAGCCGAAGTTCTCGGACTATACAAATTTAAACCCAAATCTAAAGTAAACATCATTAAATTGCACAATGTATTGAATTTAAAGTTTAAGTGAACTATCCAAAGTATTGGGACCATATCAAGTCAAATGCTCAAAATGTGCCTAGTAATTTTGAAGAACCATCATCCACGCTAACCAAACCGTCAAATAAAGTGGCTATGTTCCCAAATATAAGCAACTTAGAATATGTCCCGcccgttcttttcttctacttcatttgtctgtttttgttttacttctattagtttgcttttccactactcatgtaaaCCAAAAAAACAGTGAATTTATTCCGCTCTACTTAatgtcttcatttttttttcttttaattcggCATGTtcattttccttttattactatattttaACTTAGATTCATTATAACGCTCACtgacacaatcaattgcatattctctcatatacacgcATAATATCTCATTCAAAACGTACAAACGCCGTTAGCCTTCGCGATAACCAAAGTCGAGTCACAAACGCGAATATTCAATTGCAACCATCCATACATactcgcgatctcgccaacaacccaccgctcgcgcgatcatgagtcGGTCACGTTAGGATGTCCCTGCCCTCGTTCTTAACAGCCTAgattcatgtcttcagttggaccaataaaaaagtgAGGCTGATATTCATTGGACAACACATTCCACGGAAacgtgaccgggaactctagtgttaTGGGGGAACTTCTAGTACCAGAACCGTGCGTTAATAACAAGTACcaaattcacggtccgcgtcATCATTtaagaacacatgcgaatatgcaTATGGCCACACAGGAACACAATCGAATTTTTACACGCGAAATCACATACGTTCTGGcaaacgcgacaaacacgtgaaCATACAAACGCAAAGCTTTTCCCGATCGTCCACGCACATCTACGGTTGCGGTCTTTTAAACTTGATAAAACCACGGGATAAAATGGATAACCCTACCCCAACCCACACCCTGTTCCTCTCCCATGGCGTTTTTTTTGTGGAATGGTCCATCTGTCATTACCTCTCCTATCATCGGCCTGACTTGCACTCTCATTGCCCCACCAAATGctgcaaaatgaaaatggaAGTAATGTACTCCAAAAAAAACATCATTTGGTTCGTATTAGACAAAGGGGATATAGCACGCGGTAATATAAGAGAGTTGGCCCACAATACCCCTTTTCCAATTGGCTGAAATTTATGTAGATGAACGCATCCCTTCAAACTCATTATTTATGGACCATTTTATATAGCCGACAACACTCCCCATAGCCGGCTGTCCGGAATTCAAGTTGTTTTTAACGAACTCGATAAGCGGTTATCCAGAGCTACACGCCTTCGCATCTAGAACATTTACggatcctacagtcaataaagtATTCAAACTCCTTATGCAAGagaatatattctcagtcgcatctcttgcttgaggcgaatcctgactaacaacccactcACTagccaatccgtggtacttatgggagtgtcactgagtcggggccttccgttaagtaagtaccacatcaacacttcctttctcatatcccaagttacggtaaagatggtcgtggccagcaatggtggttctcaggcgaaattctcgcttggactggatcaattgttattcccaaacaatgttcCTCAGGTttagtaatatttgaatgtctatagcaatacctagtggcaaaaatgtgaaacagTTTCATTGCAAAACCTAAGCTTTCAAACAAAAattctgtaaaattaaaaaagtatTCTAGAGCCCCCGTCCGATTATTTTACTTTTGGTTGCAGACAGTCATTCCCCGCAGGGAAAATTATCACATTGAATGtgaaactacatgtgagtgtaaggtcacactgggagcaagtgtaagctcatcccaagtaaccatttggggccacagttttgtgtggctagttgcacgattgagttactgttccaaagtccAGTAACTTTAAGAGGAAATGCACAAGATAGTGCATCTTGTTTCAGaaattttatgttcaagagtgcctctagagcagcagtaggtgttgttgAGAATGCACCAGTAATTGCCAccggtttaactttgattggattgtcataacttttcacttctgccaccaaacaattgttgtgtagatccactaaatgtacttgggtttgagtccccaagttttgccgaaagcccgtctacattggcccaagaccatgcaagctttcttgattctgaaatcaATGCGAGCtatccaattaagttttgagtcaagaattaccctaACGTACTTAACGTgatctgcgataataatttcagtcaaagaactgcaatggacgagctctgGTTGTAAtctttcgttgcgtgaaaagcaccattgatgttttatttggattaactgatagtccaacatgaagacaacattgctcaacaacacataggacttgttgcatcaaatcaaaaagtgtgttaatgcaaataccggtgatcattatatgataatcatcggcgttaccatacgtcggaaacccaagttcattaagtttcctcaacaagccattggagacaaggttccatagaagtggtgacagcacaccaccttgaggaaatccgcagacactcagtttgcttatctctacttgtcttaacgatgagcacagatgtcggttgctaagcattgcgtgtatccagttcgtgatatatgaaggtaatCCATGATCTCGCTGCTTCCaagatggattcgaaagacacgttgtaaaaagcaccttcaatatcgagaaaaactcctaaacttgattgctttttcaGTGTTGCAGACGACATTGtgaacagggtggtagtagacttcccccgctgatatgcatgttgcgtTGCACGCTAACctaagctaacatcccgaatgtagtggtcgattaaacgttgcactgatttgagaaggaaggaagtCCGTCTGATCGgactaaagctctttgcctcctcacaagtgacgcggccaccgttaggaatgaatttgacagttatttcctgccacgctaatggaatgtatcctgtggCATCAATATAAGTAAGTACCTTTttaaaaatatgcttgaagtgttcatatcctctcTGTAGTAAAACTGTAGTGATCGTTTTCCcagagacttatacggagcataACTATCAATCGCCCATTTGGACGATTCGGTTGTCGCAATTCTACGAGTAAAtgtccaagaatcagaactacctgaaaagaactcagaggcattcgtcagtgatggctccgtacagcctggaaagtgtgcgtCAAAAAGATAGTTGAGTACTATAtgttcgtcagacgagtattcatcATTAGCATTTCTAATCGGACTGACATGAAAgtttttcgatttcgaaagtaacttaatcggctagtctcgttgagacttgagacatttgtgcagagcttTGTCAAGCATTTCGCTCAGAGAGTTGAAAGGCGTTTGTGTATTCTTTGCGAGCCAATTTAAAGGTCTCCGACCCATTCAtacgtctgcgattccaagcttttctacatttttttgagtcgaacaagatcggtattccaccaatgtgttcctctagaagcacgcataactcgaagcggacaagcctcttggtatactcctgctatgagtgagtttgttttatccacgacctcatccaagtaaCGTAAatattcaatcgtcggaagatacccctGCAATCTAGTCGCCAAGCCTTGATTGTAGAGGTCcaagttcgtagatttgggattacgatatgtgacgatatctagcggaacatttaaatgatcaaagacgatcaGATAACAACGGTTTGAGCTCATTCGGTagaagccagtttgccaacgcATGCTTTatactgtcagagcaaagagttacatctaacacttcTTCTCTGGCAGTTcatgcaaatgttgggcggtttTCTGCATTAAGTAACCTAAATGTTATTTACCGATTCTGTCACGTtcgcccgaatgacattcgcccgaaagccatttacccgaaggacatttgcccgaatgtcacataaacccgaatgtcattcacccgaatgccacgaacacccgaaagacattcgcccgaatgcaacataaacccgaatgccattcgcccgaattccatatacccgcaaaacatcgaaatgtcaatcgaaaaaaattaatttattaggatgaaatacaaattttattacatttgatgATATGAAGAAATTAACACTAAAGCTATACCAGTCAAATAGTTAATCCAATCACCTGGTTTGTATGATTTAACTAGGGTTTCCAGTTTTAAGTCCTTTTTAGCTGTTGGCACCGCTTGTAGTGTACGTAAAACATACGTACTAGGGTTTTTCTCTTCAAGCTGCAACTGCTTCAACACACCATAGAATTTCCACGGCTTAACAAACCGTTCCATTTATTGTGCTAGTCTTCCACATTATTGGTGGTTCTAGGAAACTTTGTCgatacattttcgaaaactgaccACGGAGCGGGGGGCAAAGAAGGGTCATCGAGAAACTTTTTGATTAGTTTCCTTCctaccaaaaatacaatttttactaatgtaaTCCAAAAAATCGTCGAGAGCCTTTTGGGCAACTTTTCCTCAATTCTTCGAGTGACATTGGAATACCTTGATGGGGCAAGAAAGCCAAGGCAACAACTTGTTTGTAAATTAGTTGTATTCGGTGATCTTCCGAATATTTTGTCTGACGgccaagttgttttatttttctaaaaaaacttGAACTGTCTCGAAATCCAATGTTGCGTAGAGAGCTATTTGGTATATAGATTCAAGAAATTGCTCTtgttttgaaagaaggaatcaacccttatgtttgagtataccgggcagacGAGTGGATCAACAGTTTCTTTGCAGACTTATTTGGCATGCAGATCCAAGGATttgtcatgtttgaaagaagcaatCAACCTCTAATTGTGGGAAAAGAGCTGCTCATAtttaaaagaaggaatcaatccctaagtgtgagtaaaccgggcaaacgaatgGATCACCGGTTTGATTACGagggctatttggtatacaaactcaaagaactgctcatatttaaagaAGGAATCTACCCCTATATTTTAGTAAACCAAGCATAccaatggatcacaggtttgccgaGTAGGGACCTCCGCTTCGGTTCCTCGACCTCGGTAATTGTGGCAaaaccgcatcacactagcttcgcCACATAACATTTATGAGCTACTATTTACTAACGGTGTAGTGCCAAATGGACTCCCACCATGCAagatataattttaaattagtaattatatctaatttaattgattcaattcgtTAACGGAACATCTTAATATATATTTACCTCGATCGGTCGTGTTTCCGAaagatttcttattattttgtccGATTTATCACGAGATTTCACCACTCGAGCTGACAACTGCGTCCTATATGCATCAGTTTGCACCTGAAGAGCATTTGTCGCGTTGGCAACAGAACCTCAGTGACGTCGAATAATACACCTAAAAGCGATGTCGCATAGCCACATTGGTCAGTGTAcggttgactaatgtggctacgcgaCATCGCTTTctggtgcactgtccgacttcgctaccgctcagtcggctttaaactagctatagcccctatgtttgagtaaaccgggcaaacaaggggatcacaggtttgcttataaCTCCGGCGACGCGTGGATCaacgcctcgtccaacggatccttggcctcggatatgcggccaggccgcatcacactagctcagctgtataagctcacttgttattgTTCAGTTTATCAAACTTTAGTTAAAGATTTCACATTTCCCGCTCGGATTTGGTTTATTTAGGTTAAAATGCATCCTTTCGGCAAAAAAAACCGTATTAAAGTCGGACTTCTATCACAAAAGtcactaaactagacaattaccgattttatattatgcttgagtgaatgtggtattcgggttaatgacattcgggcgagtggtccattcgggttgatggcattcgggtaaatggtccattcgggttaatggcattcgggtaaatggtccattctggtaaatggttttcgggcgaacgtcattcgggtaaatgacttTCGGGTGAATGTCATTCGGGCGAATGTGATAGAACCTATTTACCACACCAGCGCTCAACCAGATTTTTTCACCACTGGCTGTGACAAaaattataacgaaatgaatacACCCCCGTCATAACAGAACACTAATTTTATTGCCCTTCTTCATCTATTTGCAGGGTCCTCCACCTCCCGTCTCGATGCAACCGGGTGGTCCCGGTCCAAACATGTCCGGTCCAGGTCCCAGCATGCCCGGTGGTCCCGGAGGTCCAAATATGATGCCCGGCGGTCCACCGCCTCCACCAGGACAAGAGAATCTCAATGCACTTCAGCGAGCCATCGATTCCATGGAGGAGAAAGGTCTTCAGGAAGATCCTCGCTATTCACAGTTGTTGGCGCTACGTGCCACCTCCAAGCAGCAAAATTTGAATGCGAACCAGTTGCATCAGCTGCGTGGACAGATTATGGCCTATCGGTTGCTGGCTCGCCATCAACCGATTAGTAAGCAGCTAGCTTCTCAGATACAGGCTCAGCGTTCCGATGGAACACCGCCACAATGTCCAACACCCCCGTCAAGCCCCTTCCCTGGACAACAAGGTCCCTCTCCTCAGCCAGGaatgcaacagcagcagcagccaccACCACAAGGTCCTCCACAGGGACCTCCACAAGGTCCTCCCGGTATTCCGCCAGGTAAATCAGGCCCTCCCGAGCCAGGTAAACAGCCAGCTGGAGGGATGCCTCCGAATCAGAGCCCTATGCCTGGCATGACCATGGGTGGGCAGCAACCATCTCATCAACAGCAAATGAGTGGTCCAGCAGGATCGGGTCAGCCTCAAAGACCTAGCTCCCAAGGACCTGCTGGAGCGGGACCACGTCCTGCAGCACAGGCTCCTGCAGTTCAGCCAATTCAGAAACAAAATCGAGTCACAACCGTGGCCAAACCAGTTGGTTTGGATCCGATAACTATCCTACAGGAGAGAGAAAATCGAATGTCAGCTAGAATCGCCCTACGAATGGAGGAACTGAATAACCTTCCTGCTATGATGCCGGAGGACATGAGGATTCAAGCTCAAATTGAGCTGAGAGCATTACGAGTGCTAAACTTCCAGCGTCAGCTGAGATCGGAAATTGTCCAATGCACCAGACGGGACACAACACTTGAGACGGCCGTTAATGTTAAGGCTTACAAACGTACCAAACGCCAGGGATTACGTGAAGCACGAGCTACCGAAAAACTGGAGAAACAACAAAAGTTGGAGGCAGAGCGTAAGCGTCGTCAGAAACACCAGGAGTTCTTGGCTCTGGTTCTTCAGCACGGAAAAGACTTTAAGGAGTATCATCGCAATAATGTAGCCAAACTGGGTCGGTTGAACAAGTCTATAATGAACTACCATGCCAATGCAGAACGCGAGCAGAAGAAGGAACAGGAGCGTATCGAGAAGGAACGTATGCGTCGCCTGATGGCCGAGGACGAAGAGGGTTACCGAAAACTTATCGATCAGAAGAAAGACAAACGTTTAGCGTTCCTGCTCTCCCAAACGGACGAATATATTGGCAATCTGACGGAGATGGTCAAACAGCACAAGGTCGatcagaagaagaagaaggacgaCGAAGAGGATCGCAAACGCAGAAAGAAGCGAATGGTGCTGGAGAGCGGAGACATTCAGATGCTCGATACGGACTGCGAGGCGCACGACTGTCGCGTTACGGTAATGGAGACGGCTACCGGAAAGATGATTACCGGAGACGATGCTCCTTATTTGAGAGATTTGTACGGATGGTTGCAGGGGCATCCCGGCTGGGAGTATGTCATCTCCGACGGGGAGGACGATGAGGATGACGATGATTCAGACGATAGGAAAGGGGATGACTTTTCCGACGATGCTAAGACCAAGGAGGTTATCCAAAAGGCGAAGGTTGAGGACGATGAGTACAAGACGGAGGAGCAGACCTACTACAGCATTGCGCATACCGTTCACGAGAAGGTCACCGAACAAGCGTCGATTCTGGTTAATGGAAAATTAAAGGAGTACCAGGTCAAGGGTCTAGAGTGGTTGGTGTCGCTGTTTAATAATAATTTGAACGGAATTTTGGCCGACGAGATGGGTCTAGGTGAGTGCTATTTTGTTTAATCAATAAAACATAGGTGTGAGATTTCACGAATTATGTCGAGCAAAAATTGCCCGAAATTGAGCCATTCCTCTCCATATTTTACTAACTCTCACAACTAACTCTGTACCCCGTCTCCTCTAGTACGTTACCCCTGCAAGCgcgacataatttatgaatgaatcCTTACCGCATTTTTACTCGATAACAACAATAATGATAATGTTCAATAAACCTTTTCTTCCAGGAAAAACCATCCAAACCATCGCCCTTGTGACTTATCTGATGGAGAAAAAGAAGAACAACGGTCCGTATCTAATTATCGTTCCGCTGTCAACCCTATCCAACTGGGTGCTAgagtttgaaaaatgggcccCAGCAGTGGGTGTGGTCGCCTACAAAGGATCCCCCGCAGGTCGACGTGCCGTACAGAATCAGATGAAGGCAACCAAGTTCAATGTGCTACTCACCACGTACGAGTACGTGATCAAGGATAAAGCCGTGCTTGCTAAGATCTCCTGGAAATACATGATCATCGACGAGGGCCATCGTATGAAGAACCACCACTGTAAACTGACGCAGGTGCTGAACACACATTACACCGCACCGCACCGGTTGCTGTTGACGGGAACGCCACTCCAGAATAAACTGCCCGAGTTGTGGGCCTTGCTAAACTTTTTACTTCCGTCGATTTTCAAATCGTGCTCCACTTTCGAGCAATGGTTCAATGCACCGTTTGCTACCACTGGTGAAAAGGTCGAGCTGAACGAGGAAGAAACGATCCTTATTATTCGTCGTCTGCATAAGGTGCTGCGTCCGTTTTTGTTGCGCCGTTTGAAGAAGGAAGTCGAATCGCAGCTGCCGGATAAGGTTGAGTACATTGTCAAGTGCGACATGTCCGGACTGCAGCGAGTGCTTTACAAGCACATGCAAAGCAAGGGCGTACTCCTTACCGATGGCTCGGAGAAGGGTAAACAGGGCAAGGGAGGCGCAAAGGCACTGATGAACACGATCGTTCAGTTGCGCAAACTGTGCAACCATCCGTTCATGTTCCAGCATATCGAGGAGAAATATTGCGATCACATTGGAATGCAGGGAACCGTCACGGGACCTGATTTGTACCGAACATCTGGAAAGTTTGAACTACTTGATAGGATTTTGCCAAAGCTAAATGCTACAGGACATCGTGTTCTGCTCTTTTGTCAGATGACACAGTGCATGACCATTATTGAAGATTATCTGGGATGGCGCGGATTTGGGTACCTACGATTGGATGGTACCACCAAGGCTGAGGAGCGTGGAGATTTGCTGAAGAAATTCAATTGCAAAAATTCGgattattttattttccttctGTCAACCCGTGCCGGTGGTTTGGGTTTGAACTTGCAAACGGCCGACACTGTCGTCATCTTTGATTCGGATTGGAATCCTCATCAGGATTTGCAAGCCCAGGATCGTGCCCATCGAATTGGCCAGCGGAATGAGGTGCGTGTGTTGCGATTAATGACCGTTAATTCGGTGGAGGAACGTATTCTGGCAGCCGCCCGATACAAACTTAACATGGATGAAAAGGTCATTCAGGCGGGTATGTTCGATCAAAAATCCACCGGTAGCGAGCGGCAACAGTTCTTGCAAACTATTTTGCATCAGGACGAAATGGATGAGGAGGAAGAGAACGAAGTGCCGGATGATGAAATGATAAATTTGATGATTTCTCGTCACGATGAAGAGTTGGAACTATTTAAGAAAATGGATGCCGAGCGGAAGGCTGCGGAGGTTAAGCCTCGGCTGCTTGATGAATCGGAACTACCGGATTGGTTGGTTAAGGAAGACGAAGAAGTTGACCGTTGGGATTACGAAGAGGACAATTCGATTTTGGGCCGTGGCTCTAGACAGCGAAAGGAAGTTGACTACACGGATAGTTTAACCGAGAAAGAATGGCTGAAGGCAATTGACGATGGAGCAGACTTTGACGAGGAACTCGAAGAAGAGGAGCGCGAG is part of the Topomyia yanbarensis strain Yona2022 unplaced genomic scaffold, ASM3024719v1 HiC_scaffold_95, whole genome shotgun sequence genome and harbors:
- the LOC131696223 gene encoding ATP-dependent helicase brm-like isoform X2, producing MASPSPVNSPMPPPQAPSPMGPPSQSPAPSPSPHSPYQPPPGPPQGPPHMGQGPQHSHGPPGPPQGGQGGHMPMQGPPPQHGPQPPNHHGPPPQHGPPHMNGPPPPQGPGGPQGPPPPHHMQGPGGPGVPPGPPPQHMQQHPPGPPHPQMGQHSGPPPSQPHPGMPPHQGPPMPPGMVPGGYPPHSMQPNSGPPPPVSMQPGGPGPNMSGPGPSMPGGPGGPNMMPGGPPPPPGQENLNALQRAIDSMEEKGLQEDPRYSQLLALRATSKQQNLNANQLHQLRGQIMAYRLLARHQPISKQLASQIQAQRSDGTPPQCPTPPSSPFPGQQGPSPQPGMQQQQQPPPQGPPQGPPQGPPGIPPGKSGPPEPGKQPAGGMPPNQSPMPGMTMGGQQPSHQQQMSGPAGSGQPQRPSSQGPAGAGPRPAAQAPAVQPIQKQNRVTTVAKPVGLDPITILQERENRMSARIALRMEELNNLPAMMPEDMRIQAQIELRALRVLNFQRQLRSEIVQCTRRDTTLETAVNVKAYKRTKRQGLREARATEKLEKQQKLEAERKRRQKHQEFLALVLQHGKDFKEYHRNNVAKLGRLNKSIMNYHANAEREQKKEQERIEKERMRRLMAEDEEGYRKLIDQKKDKRLAFLLSQTDEYIGNLTEMVKQHKVDQKKKKDDEEDRKRRKKRMVLESGDIQMLDTDCEAHDCRVTVMETATGKMITGDDAPYLRDLYGWLQGHPGWEYVISDGEDDEDDDDSDDRKGDDFSDDAKTKEVIQKAKVEDDEYKTEEQTYYSIAHTVHEKVTEQASILVNGKLKEYQVKGLEWLVSLFNNNLNGILADEMGLGKTIQTIALVTYLMEKKKNNGPYLIIVPLSTLSNWVLEFEKWAPAVGVVAYKGSPAGRRAVQNQMKATKFNVLLTTYEYVIKDKAVLAKISWKYMIIDEGHRMKNHHCKLTQVLNTHYTAPHRLLLTGTPLQNKLPELWALLNFLLPSIFKSCSTFEQWFNAPFATTGEKVELNEEETILIIRRLHKVLRPFLLRRLKKEVESQLPDKVEYIVKCDMSGLQRVLYKHMQSKGVLLTDGSEKGKQGKGGAKALMNTIVQLRKLCNHPFMFQHIEEKYCDHIGMQGTVTGPDLYRTSGKFELLDRILPKLNATGHRVLLFCQMTQCMTIIEDYLGWRGFGYLRLDGTTKAEERGDLLKKFNCKNSDYFIFLLSTRAGGLGLNLQTADTVVIFDSDWNPHQDLQAQDRAHRIGQRNEVRVLRLMTVNSVEERILAAARYKLNMDEKVIQAGMFDQKSTGSERQQFLQTILHQDEMDEEEENEVPDDEMINLMISRHDEELELFKKMDAERKAAEVKPRLLDESELPDWLVKEDEEVDRWDYEEDNSILGRGSRQRKEVDYTDSLTEKEWLKAIDDGADFDEELEEEEREKKRKGRKRKSKRDESDEESVLSTVTKRRKGTTHPKVKKQMEKVIDAVIKYTDAEGRVLSQPFLRLPSKRDLPDYYEVIKRPIDINKILTRIKEAKYADFNDLQKDFFQLCQNAQIYNEEASLIYEDSLELQSVFTNAKQKVIEAADEDDSDDEDDDDNSDEESGSVKMKLKISKAGTSSSSSMSASRSKATPVRRKRSQKKYTISDDDDDDMD
- the LOC131696223 gene encoding ATP-dependent helicase brm-like isoform X1, with translation MASPSPVNSPMPPPQAPSPMGPPSQSPAPSPSPHSPYQPPPGPPQGPPHMGQGPQHSHGPPGPPQGGQGGHMPMQGPPPQHGPQPPNHHGPPPQHGPPHMNGPPPPQGPGGPQGPPPPHHMQGPGGPGVPPGPPPQHMQQHPPGPPHPQMGQHSGPPPSQPHPGMPPHQGPPMPPGMVPGGYPPHSMQPNSGPPPPVSMQPGGPGPNMSGPGPSMPGGPGGPNMMPGGPPPPPGQENLNALQRAIDSMEEKGLQEDPRYSQLLALRATSKQQNLNANQLHQLRGQIMAYRLLARHQPISKQLASQIQAQRSDGTPPQCPTPPSSPFPGQQGPSPQPGMQQQQQPPPQGPPQGPPQGPPGIPPGKSGPPEPGKQPAGGMPPNQSPMPGMTMGGQQPSHQQQMSGPAGSGQPQRPSSQGPAGAGPRPAAQAPAVQPIQKQNRVTTVAKPVGLDPITILQERENRMSARIALRMEELNNLPAMMPEDMRIQAQIELRALRVLNFQRQLRSEIVQCTRRDTTLETAVNVKAYKRTKRQGLREARATEKLEKQQKLEAERKRRQKHQEFLALVLQHGKDFKEYHRNNVAKLGRLNKSIMNYHANAEREQKKEQERIEKERMRRLMAEDEEGYRKLIDQKKDKRLAFLLSQTDEYIGNLTEMVKQHKVDQKKKKDDEEDRKRRKKRMVLESGDIQMLDTDCEAHDCRVTVMETATGKMITGDDAPYLRDLYGWLQGHPGWEYVISDGEDDEDDDDSDDRKGDDFSDDAKTKEVIQKAKVEDDEYKTEEQTYYSIAHTVHEKVTEQASILVNGKLKEYQVKGLEWLVSLFNNNLNGILADEMGLGKTIQTIALVTYLMEKKKNNGPYLIIVPLSTLSNWVLEFEKWAPAVGVVAYKGSPAGRRAVQNQMKATKFNVLLTTYEYVIKDKAVLAKISWKYMIIDEGHRMKNHHCKLTQVLNTHYTAPHRLLLTGTPLQNKLPELWALLNFLLPSIFKSCSTFEQWFNAPFATTGEKVELNEEETILIIRRLHKVLRPFLLRRLKKEVESQLPDKVEYIVKCDMSGLQRVLYKHMQSKGVLLTDGSEKGKQGKGGAKALMNTIVQLRKLCNHPFMFQHIEEKYCDHIGMQGTVTGPDLYRTSGKFELLDRILPKLNATGHRVLLFCQMTQCMTIIEDYLGWRGFGYLRLDGTTKAEERGDLLKKFNCKNSDYFIFLLSTRAGGLGLNLQTADTVVIFDSDWNPHQDLQAQDRAHRIGQRNEVRVLRLMTVNSVEERILAAARYKLNMDEKVIQAGMFDQKSTGSERQQFLQTILHQDEMDEEEENEVPDDEMINLMISRHDEELELFKKMDAERKAAEVKPRLLDESELPDWLVKEDEEVDRWDYEEDNSILGRGSRQRKEVDYTDSLTEKEWLKAIDDGADFDEELEEEEREKKRKGRKRKSKRDESDEESVLSTVTKRRKGTTHPKVKKQMEKVIDAVIKYTDAEGRVLSQPFLRLPSKRDLPDYYEVIKRPIDINKILTRIKEAKYADFNDLQKDFFQLCQNAQIYNEEASLIYEDSLELQSVFTNAKQKVIEAADEDDSDDEGKPLQSANYGSRFNLTSISDDDDNSDEESGSVKMKLKISKAGTSSSSSMSASRSKATPVRRKRSQKKYTISDDDDDDMD